The genomic DNA CCACCCCAGCTCCTACCCTGCCACCCTAGctcctaccctgccaccccagcacTCGGCCCCTACTCTACCACCCCAGctcctaccctgccaccccagcccTAGGCCCCTACCTTACCACCCCAGCTCCTACCCTGCCACCCTAGCCCTAGGCCCCTACCTTACCACCCCAGctcctaccctgccaccccagcacTCGGCCCCTACCTTACCACCCCAGctcctaccctgccaccccagcccTAGGCCCCTACCTTACCACCCCAGctcctaccctgccaccccagcccTAGGCCCCTACCTTACCACCCCAGctcctaccctgccaccccagcacTCGGCCCCTACCTTACCACCCCAGctcctaccctgccaccccagcccTAGGCCCCTACCTTACCACCCCAGCTCCTATCCTACCACCTTAGCTCCTACTCCTACCATCCCAGCTCctagccccagccctaccctACCACCTCAGCCAGTCAGTAGTTGTCTCTACGTTGATTATCTCCTCATCTCATTTATTATCTGGTGAAATGCTCCTCAAGGTCACAGGTCTGGAAATTTAATTATGCAGCCGGTATATTAAGTGGCACATTTAAAAATGCTGAATCGGAGTAATTAATTTTTGGGGTGGTATAGTCCTGGGGGAGCTTa from Oncorhynchus masou masou isolate Uvic2021 unplaced genomic scaffold, UVic_Omas_1.1 unplaced_scaffold_5026, whole genome shotgun sequence includes the following:
- the LOC135535704 gene encoding uncharacterized protein LOC135535704 translates to MGPNAKSDSETGFAQSQPSSVPAQSQHNPVQAQSQPKPQLLPSHPSPRPLPYHPSSYPATLAPTLPPQHSAPTLPPQLLPCHPSPRPLPYHPSSYPATLALGPYLTTPAPTLPPQHSAPTLPPQLLPCHPSPRPLPYHPSSYPATPALGPYLTTPAPTLPPQHSAPTLPPQLLPCHPSPRPLPYHPSSYPTTLAPTPTIPAPSPSPTLPPQP